In Mauremys reevesii isolate NIE-2019 linkage group 20, ASM1616193v1, whole genome shotgun sequence, the following are encoded in one genomic region:
- the LOC120387545 gene encoding ribonuclease pancreatic-like: protein MALKGMSLICLLFIATSVISISRAQNPMAFRRKHLTLLDTIDHNRCTSEMRNKRIAMTRDGCKKLNTFIHAPEEVVDATCTRGRVHVIKGQEYKKSISKFRVTNCRLSGEYPNDCEYLAEKSAWKYIVISCDQNDRPVHFAGTLNW from the coding sequence ATGGCTCTGAAGGGAATGTCTCTGATATGTCTATTATTCATTGCTACGTCTGTCATCAGCATCTCTCGTGCTCAGAACCCCATGGCCTTCAGACGGAAACATCTGACCCTGCTGGACACCATAGACCACAACAGATGTACTAGTGAAATGAGAAACAAACGGATCGCGATGACTAGAGATGGCTGTAAAAAACTCAACACCTTCATTCATGCTCCCGAGGAGGTTGTCGATGCCACATGCACCAGGGGGAGAGTGCATGTCATAAAGGGCCAAGAGTATAAAAAGAGTATCAGTAAATTCAGGGTCACTAATTGCAGGCTCTCTGGGGAATACCCTAATGACTGCGAGTACCTGGCAGAAAAGAGCGCCTGGAAATATATAGTCATCTCTTGTGACCAGAACGATCGCCCTGTGCATTTTGCAGGGACGCTGAACTGGTAG